The sequence CGCGCTGCCCCACGACCGGTTCTCCGAGCTGGGCGCGGTGGCGGTGCTGGACCGGATCGTGGATCGGCTCGGCCTGCCGTTGATGGTCAAGCCGGCCCAGGGCGGATCCGGTCTGGGCGCCGCTGCGGTCCAGGACGCGGCGGCGCTGCCGGCCGCGATGGTCGGTTGCTTCGCGTACGACTCGACCGCGCTCGTCGAGCGGTACATCCCCGGCACCAGCGTGGCCGTGTCGATCATCGACCTGGGCACCGGCCCGGAGACCCTCCCGATCGTCGAGATCGTCCCCCGGGACGGGGTGTACGACTACGCCGCCCGGTACACCGCCGGCCTGACCACCTGGCACGTGCCGGCCCGCCTCGCACCGGCGGTGGCCGAGCGGGTGTCGTCGACCGCGCTGGCGGCGTACCAGGCGCTCGGATTGCGGGACCTGTCCCGGATCGACGTGATCGTCTCGGAGGACGGGGAACCGTTCGTGCTGGAGTGCAGCGTCTCGCCGGGGATGACGGAGACGTCGCTGCTGCCGCTGGCGGTGCAGGCGGCGGGGGTGGATCTCGGGGCGGTCCTGGGGGCGTTGGTGGAGCGGGCGACCGGGCGGGGCTAGGGCCCGCGCTGGTGGAGCGGGCGGTCCGGTCCGGCTATGGGTGGTCGGTGAGGCGGGCGTTCGCGTGCGCTGATGACGGAGCTGTCATGCCGCCGGGGATTCCTGGAACGGTCGGCTGCGTTCGCTGGAGCCGGCCCGTTTCACGTGAAACGGAGATCCTTGTGCTTCGGTGGCTTCGGCGCGCCGGTTTCGGATCATCGCGCTGAAGCTGCCGCTGCCGTTCGGCCGGTGGCGCCGCGGGAGAGGAATCCCGCTCTTGCGTGGGATCGACAGCCGAGTGCGCTCTAGCGCTCCGAGTCTTCCGAGCCGGCTGCCGTGTTGCCCGTGCTGAGGATTCCCGTACCGGTGACGCCGTGATCGACGGTCACCGGCTTCGGTGGCTCGGCGGAGACGTTCCCGATTCCGGGCGTCGACACCCCGGGATCGGGCTCGGCGCTGCCCCGCTCCGGAACGCCGGCCGGCATCCCGGCGGCACCCGAGCGGGACGACGCGTCCTCCGGGTGGGGGTGAGGGCTCTGCTGACGCGGAACCCAGCCGGCCCCACCGGGAGGGCTGCCGGCTGTCGGGGCGTCGCTGTGGCGTACCCAGGAATCAGCCGCCGCGGCGGCGGCTTGGACATCGCCCAGCGTCGCCGGCCGTTTCGCCTCCTCGCGCGGCTCGTCGGCACCGGTCATCGGCACGTTGAGCGTGGCCGGCGACTCCCACTGGATGTGCGCCGGCTCGGCGTTGGCCTGGCCGCCGAACTCGGCCAGCCAGGCAGCCACCAATGCCAGGTTCTCCCGCCACTGGTGCTCGGGAATGACGGGCAGGATGTCGTCCCAGAGCGAGAGGAAGGTGCCGCGCAGCTGCAACCGGCCGTAGGGCCGGGCCAGGAACCACATGTGCAGGTGGGCCGAGCCGTCGCCCCAGCGGTTGACGTGTACCCGCGCCACGCCGTCGAGTGAGCGGATGGCCCGCTCCAGCCGGACCGTCATCACACCCAGCTCGGCGGCGAGGAGATTCGGAAGATCGCCGAGGTCGAGGTGCGACCGGCACTCCAGGATCAACACCATCGGCAGACCGGTCGGCCGGTCCATCGCCCGGACCCGCCATCGCTCCGAGACCCAGATGTACGCGTCGTCGGGCGTGGCACAGGCGACACAGTCCGCACCGTCCTCGCCGCTGCGCGGCGGCTCCACCTCCACCGGCGGGGCGAGCTTCTTGACCCGCATGTCGCCCTCGAACGGGAACGACGGCCAGCGGGTGAAGTCGGGCAAGGGGGCGGCGTTCTCGGACACGACGTGACCTTAGCCCAGGTCAGGATGGGTTGTCCCGAGGCAAATTCGCACGATCGGGGAGTTTTCGTGGGTGGGCTGGTGGGTGGGGCGGGGCGGGGTCGGTGGTGGGTCCGTCGTCGTGCGTGGCGGATCGAGGTGGTCCTGTGTTCTGACCGGGTCGTGGTCGTGCACGCCCATGCACCGACGCTGTGCTGAGCGTTTTCCGTTCCGCCAAGGCGGCGCGTCGACCTGCAACCGTGCTCCGAGGCGGGCGGGGCGTGTGCCGTCCCGGTGCGGTCCTCGGCGGTTCCTGGCTCACGGC is a genomic window of Actinoplanes teichomyceticus ATCC 31121 containing:
- a CDS encoding D-alanine--D-alanine ligase family protein, translated to MGTRDELRVLVLAGGLSYERDVSLRSGRRIVDALRSTGMTAELHDADVSLLPALQADPPDAVVIALHGATGEDGSLRGVLDLCGVPYVGADARTARIAWDKPSAKARLREEGIPTPDWVALPHDRFSELGAVAVLDRIVDRLGLPLMVKPAQGGSGLGAAAVQDAAALPAAMVGCFAYDSTALVERYIPGTSVAVSIIDLGTGPETLPIVEIVPRDGVYDYAARYTAGLTTWHVPARLAPAVAERVSSTALAAYQALGLRDLSRIDVIVSEDGEPFVLECSVSPGMTETSLLPLAVQAAGVDLGAVLGALVERATGRG